The Candidatus Neomarinimicrobiota bacterium nucleotide sequence AAGTAAAAGGGGAAGTAGCTTCGCGCTTCAAGGATGAGGACAGACGAATAGATATCCTTGTCCGCGTCAAGGAGGAGGACAAGGAGAGCATAGATGCGCTCAGGCGATTGGTAGTCAATCCGGGTGGGCAGGTGCCTATATATCTGAACGCAATAGCGGAGATACGAATAGGCGAGGGTCCAAGCGAAATCCGTAGGGTTGACCAGCAGAGAGTGGCTCTTATCACGGCGAACACCGCCGGAATAGACCTTGGAAGCGCAATGGAGCGCATATCCGAGGCGTTGGACGGAATAAGCTGGCCTTATGGATTCAGTTATGTCTTGAGCGGTCAGAACAAGGAGATGGAGACGTCCATGAACAGCCTGTTATTTGCGCTGCTGCTTGCGGTCTTCCTTGTTTATGTGGTTATGGCATCACAATTTGAGTCGCTGATACACCCGTTCGTTATAATGTTTACAATTCCACTTGCCTTAATAGGAGTTGTCACCGTGCTCTGGCTGCTGTCCATCCCGCTGAGCGTAGTCGTATTTTTAGGTTTGATAATGCTCGCCGGTATCGTAGTAAATAACGCAATCGTATTAGTGGATTATATCAATCGTCTCAGGGCTAAAGGGATGGATAAAATAGAAGCGATAGTCACCGCCGGCAGTGTGCGGCTGCGTCCTATACTGATGACTACCGCTACGACAGTACTTGGATTACTTCCGATGGCTCTCGGATTGGGAGAGGGAGCGGAGATAAGAACTCCGATGGCGATAACCGTTGTAGCCGGTCTTATCAGCTCTACTATGCTGACCCTGCTTGTAATCCCGACGGTCTATGCACTCGTTGACAGAAAGGATTAAATTTGTATATTATTGACAGGAAGGAATCCGAATGGGAATAAAAGACTCTTTATTACCGAAATTTTCGGTTCACAGACCGGTGACCGTAATGATGACTCTTTTCGCGCTTCTTGTAGTCGGTTACATAGCATATACACAGATTGCGGTCGAACTCTTTCCAAGAGGATATGTACCGCCGTATCTCGGCGTTTGGATACCATACAGGGAGACCAATCCCAAAGAGGTTGAGGATCAGATCGCGCGTCCGTCGGAGGATATCCTGCAGACTGTCAGCGGCGTCAAATCTATCAGTTCCTACAGTCATTCGAACGGCTGCTGGATCTGGCTCGAGTTTTCAAACGGCACCGACATGGATGTAGCGTATATGCTTGTCAGGGAGAGGATGGACAGGCTTCTTGCGTCCGAATTTCCTGACGATATAGAAAATATCTGGATCAGAAAATTCCGGGAGGACGATGACCCGATCGTCTGGTTCGGAATATCCCTGCCGGACGATATCGAAGACCCGTTTTTTGTTGTTGATTACTACATTAAAAGAGGCTTGGAACAGATTGACGGTGTCGCGAAAGTTGAGATGTGGGGAGCTTCTGAAAAAATAATTCAGATCCTCGTAGACCAGGACAGGGTTAAAGCGCATAAAGTCAACGTATACCAGCTCATTCAGCAGCTTCGGCAGGATAACTTCGCACTTTCCAGCGGATATGTACACGACGGAAGCAAGAAAATCTATGTCCGTTCTGTAGCTAAATACAAAAATATAGAAGATGTGCGCAACATCAGGATAGGGAACGAAAATCTATTTCTCAAGGACGTTGCAGACATTATCTACGATGAACCGCGTCAGAGGCGCTGGGTGCAGAGGGTTGACGGAAAAAAGGCGATCAGCGTGGGAGTGTACAAGGAATCGATGGCGAATACGGTGGAGCTCTCCGCCGAAGTAAATTCCAAAATCGATGAGCTGTCGAAACTTGAGCAAGTTTCAGGTATGAAATTTAACATATTTTTCAATCAAGGGAAATTCATAACAGAGTCGATCGATAACCTCCTGAACGCAGCGATGTGGGGAGGGATGTTTGCTTTCCTTATATTGTATTTCTTTTTGCGGCGCATCAAGATGACAATTATAATTAATCTCGCAATTCCCCTATCATTGTTGATGACCGTAACATTCCTGTATTTCATCGGTTGGACTTTGAATATCATCACCATGATGGGATTGATGCTCAGTGTGGGATTAGTCGTAGATAACTCTATTGTAATTGTCGAGAACATTTACCGGCTGAGAAATAAGGGAATGTCACGCGTGGAATCATCTGTGAAAGGCGCAAGTGAAGTCTCCCTCGCCATCACCATGGCAACTCTCACGACCGTCGTGGTGTTTCTCCCTCTGATACTAATGAATGATGACGTTGGATTTTCGTTTTATATGTTCAGGATCGGTTTGCCCGTAATGGTGGCGCTGGTCGCATCGTTGTTCGTGGCGCTTGTTATAATTCCGCTCGCTACCACGCGTTTTGTCTCCGATAAGAAGGTGAAGCGTTCGGGATTGATAGGGTGGGGAACAAAATCTTACGACCGAATTCTGAAGTGGTCGCTGAGCCACAGGTTGGACACTGCCATTATTATTCTCATACTTATGATAAGTATGGGAATACCGATTAGCAAAGTAAAACAAACGGATTCGGGCGGCGGCAACATAAACGACGTCAGACTGATTCTCGACATGCCGGAGCATTATACTATTGAGAACGCTAAAACCCTGGTCGACGCCATAGAAAGTTACGTTTATGATCACGAAAAGATATTCAACGTTAAAACCGTGAACTCGAGGTATTCCAATAATTGGGGAAGAATAAGAGTATTTCTCCATCCGCCGAAAGAGACACAATGGTGGCAAGTCGCATGGAAAAACATCGGGAACGCTATAGGTGTTTTAAACGACAGCGTTATGACCAGAGATGAAATACTCACCGATCTAAAGGAAAATCTTCCGATATTCCCGGGAGTGAAGTTACGGACGTCGTGGAGAGACGACTCCGGTAACGAATCATCTGTATCGGTTGTGCTGCAAGGCGATGATACCAATACTCTCGTTGTTTTGGCGGAAGAGGTTGAAAGGAGGTTGAGACATATTGAAGAAATTATCAGCGTCGAAACAGACCGCGATAAGGGAGCCTCCGAGATTCAGATATTCATTAAACGGGACCAGGCAGCCAAGTACGGTATAAACCCGCGCGTAATTTCCGGGCAGATCTCATATGCGTTGAGAGGGATTGAACTACCCGAGTTTCAATCAGCGGAAAGAGAGATAGACATCCGCATACAATACGATGAAAAGGACATGGAGAATCTTCAACAGTTAAAGAATATGACGTTTCTATCCGCCTCCGGCGCGGAAATTTCGCTTGCAACGCTTGCGGATTTTAAGATCAAGAAGGGGATGGGAGAGATTCAGAGACGGGATGGAAAAACGACTGTGAGTGTGAACGCATTTACTACAGAGGACAACCTTGAGGAGGTTCATGAGAAAATAAACAAGGTGATGGCAGGTTTCGACCTTCCACACGGCTATTCATGGTCGCTCGGAAACAGGTTCGTCCGGATGCAGGAATCGAGTAATGCGCAAAAATTCGCGCTCTTACTTGCGGTTACGTTCGTATTTTTACTGATGGGAGTTCTGTTCGAGTCGTTTATCCTCCCTCTCTCGGTCATAATATCAATTCCGTTATCGTTTTTCGGAGCTTACTGGCTGTTGTTCATAACCGGCACTCCGTTCGATTTAATGGCTATGATAGGCATGATAATACTGATAGGTATAGTAGTGAATAATGCTATCGTCCTAATCGACATGATAAACAGACTGAGGAAGGAAGGCATGACGAGAAGGGAAGCTATAATCGAAGCGGGGCATTACCGGTTTCGACCGATTCTGATGACGGCGTTTACGACAGTGTTCGGTCTTCTGCCGATGGCGGTCGGAAACGCAAATCTGATAGGAATGCCTTATGCGCCTCTCGGCAGGGTAATGATAGGCGGTTTGATCTCTTCTACCGCTCTGACACTCATCGCTGTTCCTCTTTTCTACACCTTCTTCGATGATATGCGGATGACATGGGGCAAAATTCAGATATTGGCGTTTGCCCGCGATAAAAGAAAGAGTTAGCACTTGAGCTCGACTTAGAGCGGGTCGAATCCGGGTATCAATTAGTTCTTATGCCCCCGGCGCCTGCCGGGGGCAATTTCATTTCGGGTTTCAACAAGACGAATCAGCTAACGTCCACGATTTTTAAAAAGAAGATTCAACCTTGAGATTCTTTTGACTTGCACCACTGGAGCTCTGATTTTTGAGTGCGAGTCAGGGCTTGCCCTGACCGCACCAACGAAATATGATCGAGGCGTCATGGCAAGCCATGACTGCCACATAGTGTCATTGCGAGGAGTCCGCCAGCTGGCGGACGACGTGGCCTGCCCGATGAATGTCAGGCGGGCCTGCCCGGCAATCAGTCAGACGGGCAATCTCTATCTTCAGCATTCTGAGATTCTTTTGACTTGCAGCGTTCAATTTCTGAATCTAATTTGAGCAGTTAAACATAAATCGAGAAAGTTGTAGTGAAAAAGAACGATGAGATAGAGGTTACGATTGAATCTCTTGCGTACGGCGGAAAGGGATTCACCAAAGTTGACAATTTAGCTCTCTTTGTGCGGAATTCCCTTCCGGGTGACAGGGTGCTGGTGAAAGTGATCAAGAAACGTTCGGGATTCGCAGAGGCGATACCCATAGAATTCTTAGAGAGGTCCCGGCATTATGTGGATCCGGAATGTCCGCACTTCAAGCACTGCGGGGGGTGCACTTTTCAGAATCTTGCCTATGAGGAGCAGCTGGCTCAAAAGGAGACCCAGGTCAGAGACGTTTTAGAACACATCGGGGGTGTAAAAAACCTGGATATGGATTCGATAGTCCCTGCTCCTGAGGTCTTCTATTACAGAAATAAAATGGAATATTCCTTTTCAAACAAACGCTGGCTTACCGACGACGACGAATCGAAACCGAAAGATTTCGCTCTCGGATTACATGTATCCGGTAATTACCAAAAAGTACTCGATATAGACGACTGCCGGCTGCAATCGGTACTGTCGAACAGAATACTCTCAAGTATAAAAAAATCGGCGCAGAAATTGAAGTTCAAACCGTATGATGTCAAGAACCACTCGGGGAATTTGAGGCACCTGATAATCAGGGAAGCGGCAAACACAAAGGACGTTCTTGTGAACGTCGTCACCAAATACAACGAACCTTCAAAGCTGAAAAAAATCGTTGATCAATTGATTAAGGATTGCCCGGAAGTAACGACGGTGGTCAATGCAGTGAACGAAGGGGTTGCCTCTATCGCATACGGAACGATTCTGAACATATTGCACGGTACGGGCAGCTTTAAAGAAGTAATGGTCGGAGTAAATCTTGAGATAGGAGCGCAGGAGTTTCTCCAGACAAACACAAAGGCGGCGGAGTTATTGTACTCAAAGGTGCTCGAATATGCGGAACCTGAAGGCGGGAACGTGATTTATGATTTATATTCCGGCGTGGGTTCAATTTCTATTTATCTTGCTCCTCATGCGCAAAGGGTCACGGGGTTCGAGATGTCGCTCGATGCAGTGGAGAGCGCGGGCAGGAATGCCGTTTCAAACGGCGTGCTGAACTGTAATTTTATTTCAGGCGATATCAGGGAACTGTTCAGGGACGTGGAATCTTTGAGCAGGACGCATGGAGCGCCGGATATAGTCGTTCTCGACCCTCCGAGAGGGGGAATTCACCCGAGCATCCCCAAAAGGCTATCATCCCTGAAGCCTAAAAAAATAGTCTATGTGTCCTGCAATCCCGCTTCCTTTGCGCGTGACGTTAAACTGTTCAACGAGAAAGGTTATTCCCTGAACAGGCTGCAATCTTTCGATCTTTTCCCTCATACACCCCATATAGAATTAGTGTCTCTGCTTAAACCTTCTGAATAATCAGGTCATAATAGGCTGATAAGAGTCAAATCAGAGTATTAAATGGCTGGGCTACATGGTGGGGAAGCAAAATAGTAATAACTATCACTTGGATTGGTAAGAACCAAATCAGAGTATTAAAGGGTTGTAAATACTCAAATTAAACCTTAGTATTGAAGCTGCGTATGAAAATGGTTGACATTACACCGATAGACTTTTATTATCAAACATAAGGTGGATAGGATTCCTTTGCGTGTATTTGGAAAGATAAAGTCAGGCTTTAAACTGTTAGCCGAGGGTATGGTACTTAGGGTTTTCCTTGCCATAACCGTATTCATGACTGTTGGCGCTACCGTAGTATATTTCTTCGAAAGAGATCAGAACTCGGAGCATTTTGAATCTATATATCAAGCGGTATGGTGGGCGCTCGTTACTATGACAACAGTTGGATACGGAGATAAAGTGCCGATGACTGTAGGCGGCAGATTAGCCGGAGCTGTGATAATGTTCTCCGGAGTTGCGCTTGTGTCCGTTTTTACTGCGACGATATCCTCGATATACGTTGCGAGAAAAATTCGAGAGGGTAAAGGATTGGAAAAGATAAACTTCGAAAATCATATAGTAATATGCGGGTGGTACCAGCACGCCGAGACACTATTGGAGTCTCTGCTGAGCCTGAGAAATAATCAGCAACTGAACATAGTTTTGATCAATGAACTTCCGGAAGACGAAATAAATAACGTAATGTACAAGCATGAAGAATTGAACATCAAATTCGTCAGGGGAGACTTTACGAGTGAGAGTGTCCTTGACCTGGCTAATGTCCGTGAAGCAGACACGGTGCTGATAGTTCCTGATACCAGCACGGTATCCACAAGCGAACCGGACGAAAGAACTATACTTACTACACTTACCCTGAAATCCATGAACCCGAACGTCAAAGTTTACGCTCACATTATAAATCCGGCGTCCAAGGCTCACCTTAGACGGGCAAACGTAGATGATATTGTTGTGCAGGACGAATTTACAGGTTTTCTTCTCGCGTCTCACGTAGCGAATCCCGGAATTCCGCAGACGTTCTCAGAACTTTTAAATTATAGCGTCCGGATGAACCTTCAGAGAGCGGATATCCCTTCTAACATGGTGGGCAAATCGTTTTCGGAGCTTTCGGAATATATCAGAGAATCAAAAGAAGGAATCCTGATAGGTATCACTTCTGAAAGAGAACCTGTTAAAATCTCAGACGTCCTTACCGCCGATGCCAGCTCATTAGATCATTTTATAGAACGAAAATTCGCCGAGTCGGGAATAAATCTTGAAAGTGAGAAAGGG carries:
- a CDS encoding NAD-binding protein; translation: MRVFGKIKSGFKLLAEGMVLRVFLAITVFMTVGATVVYFFERDQNSEHFESIYQAVWWALVTMTTVGYGDKVPMTVGGRLAGAVIMFSGVALVSVFTATISSIYVARKIREGKGLEKINFENHIVICGWYQHAETLLESLLSLRNNQQLNIVLINELPEDEINNVMYKHEELNIKFVRGDFTSESVLDLANVREADTVLIVPDTSTVSTSEPDERTILTTLTLKSMNPNVKVYAHIINPASKAHLRRANVDDIVVQDEFTGFLLASHVANPGIPQTFSELLNYSVRMNLQRADIPSNMVGKSFSELSEYIRESKEGILIGITSEREPVKISDVLTADASSLDHFIERKFAESGINLESEKGHRVEINPPDDLVINSSDVALVISEKRD
- a CDS encoding efflux RND transporter permease subunit produces the protein MGIKDSLLPKFSVHRPVTVMMTLFALLVVGYIAYTQIAVELFPRGYVPPYLGVWIPYRETNPKEVEDQIARPSEDILQTVSGVKSISSYSHSNGCWIWLEFSNGTDMDVAYMLVRERMDRLLASEFPDDIENIWIRKFREDDDPIVWFGISLPDDIEDPFFVVDYYIKRGLEQIDGVAKVEMWGASEKIIQILVDQDRVKAHKVNVYQLIQQLRQDNFALSSGYVHDGSKKIYVRSVAKYKNIEDVRNIRIGNENLFLKDVADIIYDEPRQRRWVQRVDGKKAISVGVYKESMANTVELSAEVNSKIDELSKLEQVSGMKFNIFFNQGKFITESIDNLLNAAMWGGMFAFLILYFFLRRIKMTIIINLAIPLSLLMTVTFLYFIGWTLNIITMMGLMLSVGLVVDNSIVIVENIYRLRNKGMSRVESSVKGASEVSLAITMATLTTVVVFLPLILMNDDVGFSFYMFRIGLPVMVALVASLFVALVIIPLATTRFVSDKKVKRSGLIGWGTKSYDRILKWSLSHRLDTAIIILILMISMGIPISKVKQTDSGGGNINDVRLILDMPEHYTIENAKTLVDAIESYVYDHEKIFNVKTVNSRYSNNWGRIRVFLHPPKETQWWQVAWKNIGNAIGVLNDSVMTRDEILTDLKENLPIFPGVKLRTSWRDDSGNESSVSVVLQGDDTNTLVVLAEEVERRLRHIEEIISVETDRDKGASEIQIFIKRDQAAKYGINPRVISGQISYALRGIELPEFQSAEREIDIRIQYDEKDMENLQQLKNMTFLSASGAEISLATLADFKIKKGMGEIQRRDGKTTVSVNAFTTEDNLEEVHEKINKVMAGFDLPHGYSWSLGNRFVRMQESSNAQKFALLLAVTFVFLLMGVLFESFILPLSVIISIPLSFFGAYWLLFITGTPFDLMAMIGMIILIGIVVNNAIVLIDMINRLRKEGMTRREAIIEAGHYRFRPILMTAFTTVFGLLPMAVGNANLIGMPYAPLGRVMIGGLISSTALTLIAVPLFYTFFDDMRMTWGKIQILAFARDKRKS
- the rlmD gene encoding 23S rRNA (uracil(1939)-C(5))-methyltransferase RlmD — protein: MKKNDEIEVTIESLAYGGKGFTKVDNLALFVRNSLPGDRVLVKVIKKRSGFAEAIPIEFLERSRHYVDPECPHFKHCGGCTFQNLAYEEQLAQKETQVRDVLEHIGGVKNLDMDSIVPAPEVFYYRNKMEYSFSNKRWLTDDDESKPKDFALGLHVSGNYQKVLDIDDCRLQSVLSNRILSSIKKSAQKLKFKPYDVKNHSGNLRHLIIREAANTKDVLVNVVTKYNEPSKLKKIVDQLIKDCPEVTTVVNAVNEGVASIAYGTILNILHGTGSFKEVMVGVNLEIGAQEFLQTNTKAAELLYSKVLEYAEPEGGNVIYDLYSGVGSISIYLAPHAQRVTGFEMSLDAVESAGRNAVSNGVLNCNFISGDIRELFRDVESLSRTHGAPDIVVLDPPRGGIHPSIPKRLSSLKPKKIVYVSCNPASFARDVKLFNEKGYSLNRLQSFDLFPHTPHIELVSLLKPSE